The Heterodontus francisci isolate sHetFra1 chromosome 23, sHetFra1.hap1, whole genome shotgun sequence nucleotide sequence GCGCGGCACCAAAAGCAAAGATAAATGTACATATTTACCAACAATACCCACTCCTTCAGTAAAAGGATTAGATTCCCACTACCTCCCGCTTTAAATCTTGCCGGGTGAATGCACTCAGTCTCCGCCCTGGTGTCCTGACCTGGCAGGAAGCACTCGGCTAAAGGCAGAGAGCAAATCGCTGGGCTTGTACATTCACTGCGGGAAGCAGCAATAGCGGCAGCACTGGGCTCTCAGAGAGCGGCTGTACTTGCCGGCTGCCCCCGCTCTCTGTTCAGGTACAAGGGCGGTGGCTGAGTGAGAACCGAACCCGAGCAGCCAGAGAGCAGagcggggaggaggagagggaagtcTGCAGCAGTGagatttgaagaggaaagggaaggAGAAAAGCGATGAGGCAGGAGGGGGAGGAGAAGagcgtggagggagggagagagagggggagagaaagaacaGGGCTCGGAGAGCAGACGGGCTGGACACATAAGAAAGCGGCTCCTGCCTCTGGATCAAAGCCTCCTCCCCATGACACACAAGTACTAACTGCAGCATTGAGCGTAAAGACAGAAAGATCTGCAGGAGCCCCGAAAACGGGAGATTCACTCACTGCCCTGTGCGGCCCCGGTCCCCGGCACCAGCCCCAGTGCGGCCCCTGCCCCCGGCACCAGCCCCCAGCCCCAGTGCAGCCCCGGCCCCCGGCACCAGCCCCCAGCCCCAGTGCGGCCCCGGTCCCCGGCACCAGCCCCAGTGCAGCCCCGGCCCCCGGCACCAGCCCCCAGCCCCAATCCCGAAGGGTCCGGTGAACAGGCGGGTTGCAGCTCCCGGTTACTGGGAGCAGCGGGAGAGCTGATTCGGGTCCAGTTTGTGTCCGGAGTGGGCTGCGGGAATTGGTGACACTGAGCCCGGGTGAAGAGGAGAGAAGCTGGGGGGTCGtggagtttctctgtctctgtctccgtctccCCAGGGCCGCTAGACCTTGGTGGCTGAGGAGGGGGCCTCGGACTTGCTGGGGTTGCTCATGCTGGACGAGATGGAGGTGATGGGGCCTTGCAGCGCTTTCTTTAAACGGGAGCAGCGCAGCGCACACAGGCACTGCGCTCGGAAACGCTGGTCAAAGAAGGCGTAGAGGAAGGGGTTGAGGCAGCTGTTGATGTAGGCGACACAGGTGGCGTAAGGATGAGCCAAGTGTAAGAATTCATCGAAGGAACAAGGGATGTGGATGAGCTGCAGCCAGATCAGGGCATCAATGGTCTTGATGATGTGGAACGGGAGCCAGCAAATGGCAAAGACCAGCACCAGGGCGCTGATGATCTTCAGGAGgcgttttttcttctgctcttccttCTTGACATTGTGGAAGTGCCTGGTGACCGTGTTGGCGATGGCACAGTAGAAAGTGGACATCAGGAGGAAGGGCAGGAGGAAGCCCATGGTGCTGGCAAACAGACTCAGGCCCCCGACCCAGAAATGCTCGGTGCTCTCACTCGCCAGCCAGGTGTAGTCCATGGCACAGCTGGTCAGATTGTCCCCTTCCCGCGTCCCACGCAGAATTAACGCTGGAAGAGCCAGGACCCCGGCCAGGGACCAGATGAGGGCCAAGGAGAGGAGGGTGGTCCTCCTGGAGCGCAGTTTGTTGCTGGACAGAGAGTGGACAATGGCCAGGTAGCGGTCAAAGCTCAGGCAGGTCAGGCAGAAGACGCTGGCGTACATGTTTATCATCACCAGGTAGCTGCTGAGCTTACAGAGAAACCAGCCGAAGGGCCAGTGATAGCCCAGGGCCGCGTACACAGCCCACAGAGGTAAGGTGAGCACAAAAGCCAGGTCAGCCAGCGCCAGGTTCCCGATGTAAGTATCTGCAGATCTCCTCTTGGTGCGGGACCTACACACTGTGCAGATAACCACTCCATTCCCGGACAGTCCGAAGACGAAGACCAGCATGTAGAGGACAGGGACCACTGAGGACGAGTGCTCCCAGTCGGTGTAATCGCACAGAAACTCATCATTGTAATCGGAACTGTTCATCAGCTCTAAGTCATTTTCCTCCTCTAACTGACTCTTAAAGGGATCCATTGAGAGCGGCTTTGTGAAGTGTAAAAGTTGTTACTGTGGGTTTAAGTTTGCTGTTAGAGCTGATATACCCCAGGGGCCCGCCCCCGTGGATAGAAGGCCCCATCCCAACGCCAATCAGCAGCTCTTAAAGGGACACATCCGATTACACACCCACTCATCAACAACCCTTAAAGAGACAGTCACACGGGTAGTTTACAAACAGGCCCCCGCCCATCCTGGGCCACTTAGTTTCTCCTTAAGTAATGTTTGATGATGGAATTTGTAAAATAATTCCGAATTAAACTCGCTCTTTCAGAAATCAGCAAGTTAAAGGTATTTATGTGGCGCTAAACCCGAATTGAGTTGAACTTTTGCCAGATTTTCAATCACCGTTTCAGAGAATCCAGAATGTCAGAGCGACAGCGGAATAATCCGAATTTCATTAAGAAAATTGGTAACGGGAAGTATTTTGTCTTCACGAATTTATTCTATCACGCGGACTCTGGTTATTGTGCTGAAAATTAGCGAGTTCGCGAGTATTACCTGGTAAATGCTAGTATTAGAAAGTTTACCGACCCCACAAGCACCAACTGATACAGAGACCCCCTCCCAGACTGCACCCAACTGACACAGAGACCCCCTCCCAGACTACACCAACTGACACAGAGACCCCCTCCCAGACTACACCAACTGATACAGAGACCCCCTCCCAGACAGCACCCAACTGATACAGAGACCCCCTTCCCCAGACAGCACCCAACTGATACAGAGACCCCTTTCCACACTGCACCAACTGATACAGAGACCCCCTCCCCCAGACAGCACGCAACTGATACAGAGACCCCCTCCCAGACAGCACCCAACTGATACAGAGACCCCCTCCCAGACTGCACGCAACTGATACAGAGACCTCCTCCCAGACAGCACCCAACTGATACAGAGACCCCTTTCCAGACTGCACCAACTGATACAGAGACCCCCTCCCCCAGACAGCACGCAACTGATACAGAGACCCCCTCCCAGACAGCACCCAACTGATACAGAGACCCCCTCCCAGACAGCACCCAACTGATACAGAGACCCCCTCCCAGACAGCACCCAACTGATAGAGACCCCCTCCCAGACAGCACCCAACTGATACAGAGACCCCCTCCCAGACAGCACCCAACTGATACAGAGACCCCCTCCCAGACAGCACCCAACTGATACAGAGACCCCCTCCCAGACAGCACCCAACTGGTACAGAGACCCCCTCCCAGACAGCACCCAACTGATACAGAGACCCCCTCCCAGACAGCACCCAACTGATACAGAAAGCCTGATACAGCCTCCAAATAACTCAAGAGAACCCAAGATGGCACCCAATGagctgagacaaaaacaagaaatgctggaatcactcaacaggtctggcagcatctgtggaaagagaagcagagttaacgtttcgggtcagtgacccttcttcggagctgagACCCCTGGATTGCTCCcaataaacactgaaacccccagaCAGCATCCAACTACCACTGAGACCCCCAGACAGCAACCAAATTGTGAGACACCCAGGCCTCACCCTACAAATCCAGAGAGACAGCCCAGGCAGCATTCAAAACATG carries:
- the aplnra gene encoding apelin receptor A, translated to MDPFKSQLEEENDLELMNSSDYNDEFLCDYTDWEHSSSVVPVLYMLVFVFGLSGNGVVICTVCRSRTKRRSADTYIGNLALADLAFVLTLPLWAVYAALGYHWPFGWFLCKLSSYLVMINMYASVFCLTCLSFDRYLAIVHSLSSNKLRSRRTTLLSLALIWSLAGVLALPALILRGTREGDNLTSCAMDYTWLASESTEHFWVGGLSLFASTMGFLLPFLLMSTFYCAIANTVTRHFHNVKKEEQKKKRLLKIISALVLVFAICWLPFHIIKTIDALIWLQLIHIPCSFDEFLHLAHPYATCVAYINSCLNPFLYAFFDQRFRAQCLCALRCSRLKKALQGPITSISSSMSNPSKSEAPSSATKV